In Ostrea edulis chromosome 4, xbOstEdul1.1, whole genome shotgun sequence, a single window of DNA contains:
- the LOC125649753 gene encoding NHP2-like protein 1 isoform X2, with the protein MSQTDEVNPKAYPLADSQLTQEILDLVQQASHYKQLKKGANEATKTLNRGMSEFIVMAADAEPLEILLHLPLLCEDKNVPYVFVRSKQALGRACGVSRAVISCSVTVNEGSQLRPKIQTIQQNIEKLLI; encoded by the exons ATG AGTCAGACTGATGAAGTCAACCCTAAAGCATATCCTTTGGCTGATTCGCAGCTCACACAGGAGATTCTGGATCTGGTACAACAAGCCTCACACTACAAGCAGCTCAAGAAAGGTGCCAATGAAG CAACAAAGACTCTGAACAGAGGGATGTCGGAGTTCATTGTTATGGCAGCCGATGCTGAGCCTTTGGAGATATTGTTACATCTGCCATTGCTGTGTGAGGACAAG AATGTTCCTTACGTATTTGTGAGATCAAAACAAG CACTAGGAAGAGCCTGTGGAGTATCCAGGGCTGTCATTTCCTGCTCTGTCACAGTCAATGAGGGGTCTCAACTGAGGCCAAAGATTCAGACCATTCAGCAGAACATTGAGAAGCTCCTCATATAA
- the LOC125649753 gene encoding NHP2-like protein 1 isoform X1, whose protein sequence is MTFSLSQSHALFVIYTEHIRKHLQARRTPGFNILRSPIPILLASGIGPLVNVEDCYFLYRQTYNESQTDEVNPKAYPLADSQLTQEILDLVQQASHYKQLKKGANEATKTLNRGMSEFIVMAADAEPLEILLHLPLLCEDKNVPYVFVRSKQALGRACGVSRAVISCSVTVNEGSQLRPKIQTIQQNIEKLLI, encoded by the exons atgacatttagcctgagtcaatctcacgctttatttgtaatatatacagaacatataagaaaacatttacaggcccgccggactcctgggtttaatattttaagaagcccgatcccgattttactggcctcagGCATTGGGCCActggttaacgtcgaagactgcTATTTCCTATATAGACAAACATATAATGAG AGTCAGACTGATGAAGTCAACCCTAAAGCATATCCTTTGGCTGATTCGCAGCTCACACAGGAGATTCTGGATCTGGTACAACAAGCCTCACACTACAAGCAGCTCAAGAAAGGTGCCAATGAAG CAACAAAGACTCTGAACAGAGGGATGTCGGAGTTCATTGTTATGGCAGCCGATGCTGAGCCTTTGGAGATATTGTTACATCTGCCATTGCTGTGTGAGGACAAG AATGTTCCTTACGTATTTGTGAGATCAAAACAAG CACTAGGAAGAGCCTGTGGAGTATCCAGGGCTGTCATTTCCTGCTCTGTCACAGTCAATGAGGGGTCTCAACTGAGGCCAAAGATTCAGACCATTCAGCAGAACATTGAGAAGCTCCTCATATAA